CCGGCCGTGGGAAGCGGAGACACGATCGGCGAACGCACCGCCCTCTACTTCGGGTTCTGGGCGATCAGCCTCGTGGCGGCGATCGCTGCGGTGGTCCTGGCCCGCCGGCTGCTCCCGCGGCTCGGCGCGTACGGGAGTGTTGTCGTGGGCGCCGCGGCATACCTCCTCGTGGTGACGGTGGCCGGCGTGGCCCTGCCCACCGTCAACGAGATCGGCGACTTCCCGGCGGACACACTCTGGTACTTCCGCCGTGAGTCGATCGTCACCGTGGCGGTGCTGTGGGCGGTCCTGGGCGTCGTGCTCGCCGGTCTCGTCGGCCGTGACGCCGACCGGATCGCGGCGACGCAGCGCCGGCGCGAGGCGGCCGCCGCCCTGTGAGCAGGTCCCTCGCCGCGGGGCTGGCCCTCGGCTTCGTCCTCGATCGCGCGCTCGGCGATCCGGCCCGCTTTCACCCCGTCGCCGGGCTGGGCCGCTGGGCCGCCGCGGTCGAGCGTCACTCCTACCGGGACCACCGAGCAGCAGGCGTGCTCCACCACGTCGCCGTCACGGCTCCGCTCGTCGGTGCTGCGGTGCTGGCCGAGCGCGCCTGTCGCCGGCCGTGGCAGCGCGCCCTGCTGACCGCGGCAGTGACGTGGGCGGTCGTGGGTGGACGCTCGCTCGTGCGTGAGGGCTCGATCATCGCCGAGCAGCTCGGGCGCGACGACCTGGCCTCCGCTCGCGTCCAGGTGACCCATCTGGTGGGCCGCGACCCGAGCCGGCTCGACGCCGCCGGAGTCGCGCGCGCGGCCACCGAGTCGCTGGCGGAGAACACGTCGGATGCCGTCGTCGCGCCCCTGCTGTGGGGCGCGGCCCTCGGTGTCCCCGGCCTCGTCGGGTACCGGGCGGTCAACACGCTCGACGCGATGGTCGGCCACCACTCGGCACGGTACGAGCGCTTCGGGTGGGCCAGCGCCCGGATCGACGACGTGGCCAACCTCGTCCCGTCACGGGCCTCCGCCGCCCTCGCCGTGGCCCTCGCGCCGCACGTGGGAGGACGTCCGTCGGACGCGATGCGCGCCTGGGCCCGCGACGCGCATGACCATCCCAGTCCCAATGCCGGTCCGGTGGAGGCGGCCTTCGCGGGTGCGCTGGGCGTGACACTCGGCGGCCTCAACGACTACGGCGGTCGTCTGGAGCACCGGGCCGAGATGGGCGACGGACCCGCGCCCACCGTGACGGACCTGCCGCGGGCCACGCGACTCGCCACCGCGGTCGCCTGGGCCGCCGCAGTGGTCAGCGTGGGGCTTGCGCTCGCACCCAGGAGCGAGCCTCGCCGGCGTCACCCACGGTCGTGACCCCCTCAGGCCCGGGCGCGCGGCGCACGATCACCACCGGGACCCCGAGCTCGCGCGCCACGTCGAGCTTGGCCTCGGTGTGGTCACCGCCCGAGTCCTTCGTCACCAGCACGTCCACGTCGGCCATCACGGCCCGTTCGTGCTCGAGCGTGTAGGGACCGCGGCTCTGCAGCAGGGTCCAGGCCGCCGGCAGCGTGATCTCCGGCGGGTCGACCACGCGGACGACGCACGCGAGGTCGCGCAGCGGCTCCACGAATCGGTGGAGGGACTGCCGTCCGATGGTCAGGAAGGGGCGCTGGCCGAGGGTGGCGGTCACCCGGGCGGCCTCGTCGTGGTCGTCGACCCAGTGCCAGCTCTCCGCCTCGGGACGGCCGGACCAGCCGGGTCGCTCGAGCCGCAGCAGCGGCACGCCTGAGACGCGGCACGCGGCGGCGGCGTTCGCGCTGATGCCCTCGGCGAACGGATGGGTCGCGTCGACGACGACGTCGACCCGCTCGGCGCGCAGGTGCTCCGTCAGGCCGTCGACGCCGCCGAAGCCACCGACCCGGACGTCGCCCACCGGCAGCCGGGGACGGGCGACGCGCCCCGCGAGCGACGTCACGACGGCGTCGCCGTCGTCCACGAGCCGACCGACGAGGTCACGCGCCTCCCGCGTGCCGCCGAGCACGAGGACCCTCATGCGTGCGGCCCGATCACCGGGACCGCGGGCGCGCCCTGCTCGGCGAGGGCGAGAAGGGCGTCGACGTCGAGGTGCTTCTCCGCGAGGTCACCGAGCAGGTCGAGGCGCGCGTCGCGTGCTGCCGCGAAGTCGACCCCGGAGGCGACGAACGAGCCGCCACGGGCTCGGGCCGCGAGATCGAGGACGGCCGTGCGCAGCGCGTCGGACTCCAGGCTGCCGTGCCACATCGTGCCCAGGACGGCCCCTTCCTGCACCCCGCCGAGGAAGTCGGTGGTGCCGGCGTCGCGGCTGATCCGGCCGTGGTGGATCTCGTAGCCGCTCGCGGCCGCACCCAGCGCCTCACCGCGAGGCAGCCGCAGCGTCTTCTCGGCGGCGAAGGTCGTCTCGACGGGCAGCAGCCCCAGGCCGGCCACGCTGTCCGGCGCACCGGCCTCGATCCCCTCCGGGTCGTGCACGTGGCGTCCCAGCATCTGGAAGCCGCCGCAGATCCCCAGGACCGCACGTCCCGCCTCCGCATGGCGAGCGATCGCCCGGTCGAGGCCTCGCGAGCGCAGCCAGGCCAGGTCGGAGATCGTCGCGCGCGTTCCGGGCAGGACGACGAGGTCGGCGTCGGCGAGGTCGTGCGGGTCGGCGGTGAACACGACGTCCACCTCGGGCTCCAGGCCGAGGGCGTCGACGTCGGTGAAGTTGCTGATCCGGGGCAGTCGCACGACGACCACCCGCAGGGCCGCATCGCTCCCGGCGCGGCGACCCTGCAGGTCGAGGGCGTCCTCGGAGTCGAGCCAGACGTCGGGGCTCCACGGCAGCGTCCCGAGGACCGGGCGCCCCGCGAGCTGCTCCAGCTGGCGCAGCCCGGGAGCGAGCAGCGACTCGTCCCCCCGGAACTTGTTCACCACGAAGCCGGCCACCAGCGCCTGGTCCTCGGGCTCGAGCAGGGCGACGGTGCCGAAGAACGCCGCGAACACTCCACCGCGGTCGATGTCGCCGACCACGACGACGGGCATGTCGGCGTGCCGCGCCAGCCCCATGTTCACGTAGTCGCCGGCCCTCAGGTTGATCTCGGCCGGGCTGCCCGCTCCTTCGGCGACGACGAGGTCGTAGCGCGACGCGAGGTCGTCGTATGCGCCGTAGGCCGCCTCGGCCAGGTGCACCCGGCCGCCGATGAACTCGCGGCTGCTGATCTCCCCGGCGGGCTCCCCCATGACGACCACGTGGCTGCGGCGGTCGCCGCCGGGCTTGAGCAGCACGGGGTTCATGGCCGCCTCGGGCTCGGCCCGCGCGGCCAGCGCCTGCACCCACTGCGCCCGGCCGATCTCGGCGCCGTCGGCGCACACCATGGAGTTGTTGGACATGTTCTGCGCCTTGAACGGCGCCACGCGGATGCCCCGGCGGGCGAAGGCGCGGCACAGCGCGCTGGTCACCAGGCTCTTGCCGGCATCGGACGTCGTTCCCGCCACCATCAGCCGGGCGGTGCGGCGGGCCTGGGAGTCCACCGGACCAGTATCCCGTCCGTCCGGGGACGGACGGTCGCCGGGCAAGCAGCGTCGCCGCCGAGGCAGCTTCACTGGTAGACCT
This genomic interval from Aeromicrobium choanae contains the following:
- a CDS encoding cobalamin biosynthesis protein, with protein sequence MSRSLAAGLALGFVLDRALGDPARFHPVAGLGRWAAAVERHSYRDHRAAGVLHHVAVTAPLVGAAVLAERACRRPWQRALLTAAVTWAVVGGRSLVREGSIIAEQLGRDDLASARVQVTHLVGRDPSRLDAAGVARAATESLAENTSDAVVAPLLWGAALGVPGLVGYRAVNTLDAMVGHHSARYERFGWASARIDDVANLVPSRASAALAVALAPHVGGRPSDAMRAWARDAHDHPSPNAGPVEAAFAGALGVTLGGLNDYGGRLEHRAEMGDGPAPTVTDLPRATRLATAVAWAAAVVSVGLALAPRSEPRRRHPRS
- a CDS encoding cobyric acid synthase; the protein is MVAGTTSDAGKSLVTSALCRAFARRGIRVAPFKAQNMSNNSMVCADGAEIGRAQWVQALAARAEPEAAMNPVLLKPGGDRRSHVVVMGEPAGEISSREFIGGRVHLAEAAYGAYDDLASRYDLVVAEGAGSPAEINLRAGDYVNMGLARHADMPVVVVGDIDRGGVFAAFFGTVALLEPEDQALVAGFVVNKFRGDESLLAPGLRQLEQLAGRPVLGTLPWSPDVWLDSEDALDLQGRRAGSDAALRVVVVRLPRISNFTDVDALGLEPEVDVVFTADPHDLADADLVVLPGTRATISDLAWLRSRGLDRAIARHAEAGRAVLGICGGFQMLGRHVHDPEGIEAGAPDSVAGLGLLPVETTFAAEKTLRLPRGEALGAAASGYEIHHGRISRDAGTTDFLGGVQEGAVLGTMWHGSLESDALRTAVLDLAARARGGSFVASGVDFAAARDARLDLLGDLAEKHLDVDALLALAEQGAPAVPVIGPHA
- a CDS encoding cobalt-precorrin-6A reductase, which encodes MRVLVLGGTREARDLVGRLVDDGDAVVTSLAGRVARPRLPVGDVRVGGFGGVDGLTEHLRAERVDVVVDATHPFAEGISANAAAACRVSGVPLLRLERPGWSGRPEAESWHWVDDHDEAARVTATLGQRPFLTIGRQSLHRFVEPLRDLACVVRVVDPPEITLPAAWTLLQSRGPYTLEHERAVMADVDVLVTKDSGGDHTEAKLDVARELGVPVVIVRRAPGPEGVTTVGDAGEARSWVRAQAPR